In Arsenophonus sp. aPb, one DNA window encodes the following:
- the fbaA gene encoding class II fructose-bisphosphate aldolase, which translates to MSKIFDFVKPGVITGDDVQKVFAIAKEHKFALPAVNCVGTDSINAVLETAAKVRSPVIVQFSNGGAAFIAGKGLKAEGQQAAILGAISGAHHVHQMAKHYGVPVILHTDHCARKLLPWIDGLLDAGEEYYKTTGKPLFSSHMIDLSEESLAENIAICSQYLQRMSKMGMTLEIELGCTGGEEDGVDNTGLDSSSLYTQPEDVAYAYEQLSKISHRFTIAASFGNVHGVYKPGNVQLTPKILKNSQEYVAQKFNLPAENNLNFVFHGGSGSTAEEIKEAVSYGVVKMNIDTDTQWATWEGILNYYKKNEGYLQSQLGNPEGEDKPNKKYYDPRVWLRAGQTSMIARLELAYKELNCINVL; encoded by the coding sequence ATGTCTAAGATTTTTGACTTTGTTAAACCAGGTGTTATTACCGGCGATGATGTGCAAAAAGTTTTTGCCATTGCGAAAGAGCATAAATTTGCGTTGCCAGCCGTTAATTGTGTAGGTACAGATTCGATTAATGCTGTTTTGGAAACTGCCGCTAAAGTTCGTTCTCCGGTCATTGTCCAATTTTCTAACGGTGGTGCCGCGTTTATCGCCGGTAAAGGTTTAAAAGCAGAAGGCCAGCAAGCTGCGATTTTAGGGGCAATTTCAGGTGCTCATCATGTACATCAAATGGCAAAACATTATGGTGTACCTGTGATCTTACACACTGATCATTGTGCACGTAAACTACTACCTTGGATTGACGGCTTACTCGATGCGGGTGAGGAATATTATAAAACCACCGGTAAACCTCTGTTTTCATCTCATATGATCGATTTGTCTGAAGAGTCATTGGCGGAAAATATTGCTATTTGCTCCCAATATTTGCAACGGATGAGCAAAATGGGCATGACGTTAGAAATTGAGTTAGGTTGTACCGGTGGTGAGGAAGATGGTGTCGATAACACCGGCTTAGATAGCTCATCACTTTATACCCAACCTGAAGATGTCGCCTATGCCTATGAGCAATTAAGTAAAATTAGTCATCGATTTACGATTGCGGCATCTTTCGGTAATGTACATGGTGTTTATAAGCCAGGTAATGTTCAATTAACACCAAAGATCCTTAAGAATTCACAAGAATACGTTGCGCAGAAATTTAATTTGCCAGCGGAAAATAATCTGAATTTTGTTTTCCATGGTGGTTCAGGCTCTACTGCTGAAGAGATTAAAGAAGCAGTCAGTTATGGTGTGGTAAAAATGAATATTGATACTGACACCCAGTGGGCCACTTGGGAAGGCATTTTGAATTATTATAAGAAAAATGAAGGTTATCTACAAAGCCAATTGGGTAATCCAGAAGGTGAAGATAAACCTAATAAAAAATATTATGACCCTCGTGTTTGGCTGCGTGCGGGTCAGACTTCTATGATTGCGCGTTTAGAACTTGCATATAAAGAGTTAAATTGTATCAATGTGCTGTAA
- a CDS encoding M10 family metallopeptidase C-terminal domain-containing protein, protein MKAMLNSQYYHLKLQKKLTKFTRGIEWDQVPIFDKNDNDVITGGANDDTINGGEDDNTINGMEGNDIIFGNGGNDIIYGGAGDDIIYGGAGDDIINSEEDDDTIDGGDGKDTIVGGEGNDTINGGEDDDIIDGGAGNDKIDGGAGNDSINGGEGNDIIDGGTGKDIIDGGEGNDSINGGEDDDIIDGGAGNDTINGGKADNTIDGGAGKDIIDGGEGNDTINGGKDDDTIDGGAGKDIIDGGEGNDSIYGGEDDDVINGGAGNDTINGGNGDDFIFGYGGNDIIDGGAGNDKLYGRDGNDIINGGKDDDIIDGEDGNDKLDGGDGNDIIDGGYGNDTIVGGTGNDLIGGGAGDDIINSGEDDDTIDGGDGNDKIEGGDGNDKIEGGNGDDLIFGKEGNDIIDGGTGDDKINGGKGNDTINGGDGNDLITGGKSDDIIMGSRGNDILDGGDGNDTIDGGDGNDLIIGGDGNDTINGGKDNDTIEGGAGSDKLYGGSGKDIFNYETINDSLFTSADTIRDFESGIDKIDISLLSKISDSFFHINYVNSFSDKKNEMLINYDKTQNLTKLMLDHDGDGQAEFQIQIIGSINPIEDVLIF, encoded by the coding sequence ATGAAGGCAATGCTCAATAGTCAATATTATCATCTTAAGTTACAGAAAAAATTAACAAAATTTACCCGTGGTATCGAATGGGACCAGGTACCAATATTTGATAAAAATGATAACGATGTAATAACTGGTGGGGCAAACGACGATACCATAAATGGTGGTGAAGACGACAATACAATAAATGGCATGGAAGGCAACGATATAATATTTGGTAATGGTGGCAACGATATAATATATGGTGGAGCGGGCGACGATATAATATATGGTGGAGCAGGCGACGATATAATAAACAGTGAGGAAGATGACGATACAATAGATGGTGGGGATGGCAAAGATACAATAGTTGGTGGGGAAGGCAACGATACGATAAATGGTGGTGAAGACGACGATATAATAGATGGTGGAGCAGGCAATGATAAAATAGATGGCGGGGCAGGCAACGATAGCATAAATGGTGGTGAAGGCAACGATATAATAGATGGCGGGACAGGCAAAGATATAATAGATGGTGGGGAAGGAAACGATAGCATAAATGGTGGTGAAGACGACGATATAATAGATGGCGGGGCAGGCAACGATACCATCAACGGTGGTAAAGCTGATAATACAATAGATGGCGGAGCAGGCAAGGATATAATCGATGGCGGGGAAGGAAACGATACTATTAATGGTGGTAAAGACGACGATACAATAGATGGCGGAGCAGGCAAGGATATAATCGATGGCGGGGAAGGCAATGATAGCATATATGGTGGTGAAGACGATGATGTAATAAATGGCGGTGCAGGTAACGATACGATCAATGGTGGTAATGGTGACGATTTTATATTTGGCTATGGAGGCAACGATATAATAGATGGTGGGGCAGGCAACGATAAACTATATGGTAGGGACGGCAACGATATAATAAATGGTGGTAAAGACGACGATATAATAGATGGCGAGGATGGTAACGATAAACTAGATGGCGGGGATGGCAACGATATTATAGATGGCGGGTATGGCAACGATACGATAGTTGGCGGGACAGGTAACGATTTAATAGGAGGTGGGGCAGGCGACGATATAATAAACAGTGGGGAAGACGACGATACAATAGATGGTGGGGATGGCAACGATAAAATAGAGGGTGGGGATGGCAACGATAAAATAGAAGGTGGCAATGGCGACGATTTAATATTTGGCAAGGAAGGCAACGATATAATAGATGGCGGGACAGGAGACGATAAAATAAATGGTGGAAAAGGCAATGATACAATAAATGGCGGGGATGGTAACGATTTAATAACTGGAGGGAAAAGCGATGATATAATAATGGGCAGTAGAGGCAATGATATTTTAGATGGCGGCGATGGCAACGATACTATAGATGGAGGCGATGGCAACGATTTAATTATTGGCGGGGATGGCAACGATACAATTAATGGAGGGAAGGACAACGATACAATAGAGGGCGGGGCAGGTAGTGATAAACTCTATGGTGGTTCAGGAAAAGATATTTTTAACTACGAGACAATTAATGATTCATTATTCACATCAGCAGATACAATAAGGGATTTTGAATCTGGTATTGATAAAATAGATATTTCTTTATTGAGTAAAATTAGCGATAGTTTTTTTCATATTAACTATGTAAATAGTTTTTCTGATAAAAAAAATGAAATGCTTATCAATTATGATAAAACACAAAATTTAACAAAATTAATGCTGGATCATGATGGTGATGGGCAGGCAGAATTTCAAATTCAAATAATTGGTTCAATCAATCCTATCGAAGATGTTTTAATTTTTTAA
- a CDS encoding collagenase, translating to MTINLNAVNVNYKSNLYYENVNNVKDVNILEGQSTKEKHLNEVNNYEQKNLPRYLTHMPSNIELTSMEKRLMEDLYDEKELFLKTSYPHSQKTLIAAINVIDKLIDNPGKNIKNLSLLSKYIESLYHRINTADPSWRAENNIASKSLQKIGNYLSQTYKTLSLLSSEPNKDLLTLTECWVAATTEMSRKNVTGNNLVINYSDIDTILRYYVLNQEKLLKNYAFSVNLGRILNLLCYIRPGTLDSQLLSKNKEIIESTLFKTISQSLEIVDVKKDTFPLYHLRCSMNTLAHIINVEKINNPNTWTLTRDKIDSNLQSILKNYKDLPAKNDLREEISVVLAKYLEDTGRSIEKNNGSNFYNFLKPIREEEIIPHSFKLNSEHKVISSYNFNNEERNKLNIIADKVLNNFHNIFGKKQIKDDYSKPLEIIIMKNKELYNRYGNYPFRIDTNNGGIYIEGNPKDPNNQPRIFIYMKGNDVHNFGHEIVHYLDGKYNKYGDAAEFSSEEISWWSEGLAEYISHGEKNKYATQTLMYCSVNRRPTLDQIIDIDSFSANGHSERLYVWPYFVHKFLDSSPQLRSVRSELVRALRQPIQLESNNLSYSKLLNKFGHQYKEEFNHWLDQQVNYLRSINRNSHFRRYG from the coding sequence ATGACAATAAACTTAAACGCTGTTAATGTTAATTATAAATCTAATCTTTATTATGAAAATGTAAATAACGTTAAAGATGTTAATATTTTGGAAGGGCAATCAACGAAAGAAAAACATTTAAATGAGGTTAATAACTATGAACAAAAAAATCTCCCAAGATATTTAACACATATGCCATCCAATATAGAGCTTACCTCTATGGAAAAGAGGTTAATGGAAGATCTTTATGATGAAAAAGAATTATTTTTAAAGACAAGTTACCCGCATAGCCAAAAAACATTAATTGCAGCAATTAATGTAATCGATAAGCTAATTGATAATCCAGGAAAAAATATAAAAAATCTTAGTTTGTTGTCAAAATATATTGAAAGTTTATATCATAGAATTAATACAGCAGATCCATCTTGGCGCGCAGAAAATAATATTGCCTCAAAATCATTACAAAAAATAGGAAACTATCTATCTCAAACTTATAAGACTTTGTCACTATTATCATCAGAACCAAATAAGGATTTATTAACATTAACAGAATGTTGGGTTGCAGCAACAACCGAGATGAGTCGAAAGAATGTAACAGGAAATAATTTAGTTATAAATTATTCTGATATTGATACGATATTACGGTATTATGTTTTAAATCAAGAAAAACTATTAAAAAATTACGCTTTTTCAGTAAATTTAGGTAGGATTCTAAATCTACTTTGTTACATAAGACCAGGAACACTAGATAGCCAACTATTATCTAAAAATAAGGAAATAATAGAATCCACTTTATTTAAAACAATTAGCCAATCTTTAGAAATTGTTGATGTAAAAAAAGATACTTTCCCCCTTTATCATTTACGTTGTAGTATGAATACATTAGCTCATATTATCAACGTTGAGAAAATTAATAATCCTAATACTTGGACTCTAACACGCGATAAGATTGATTCCAATCTGCAATCTATATTAAAAAACTATAAAGATCTGCCGGCTAAAAATGATTTACGTGAAGAAATTAGTGTAGTTCTTGCTAAATATTTAGAAGATACTGGAAGGAGTATTGAAAAAAATAACGGATCGAACTTTTATAACTTTCTTAAACCTATTAGAGAAGAAGAAATTATTCCTCATAGTTTTAAACTTAATAGTGAGCATAAAGTAATATCTTCTTATAATTTTAATAATGAAGAAAGAAATAAACTTAATATTATAGCTGATAAAGTTTTAAATAATTTTCATAATATTTTTGGGAAAAAACAAATAAAAGATGATTATTCCAAACCATTAGAAATTATAATCATGAAGAACAAAGAACTTTATAACCGTTATGGTAATTATCCTTTTCGTATAGATACTAACAATGGAGGTATTTATATTGAAGGAAATCCTAAAGATCCTAATAATCAGCCTCGCATCTTTATTTATATGAAAGGAAATGATGTCCATAACTTTGGGCACGAAATTGTCCATTATCTTGATGGTAAATATAATAAGTATGGTGATGCAGCAGAATTTTCCTCTGAAGAAATTTCATGGTGGAGTGAAGGACTTGCTGAATATATATCTCACGGTGAAAAAAATAAATATGCAACCCAAACTTTAATGTATTGTTCGGTTAATAGGCGACCTACTTTAGATCAAATTATAGATATTGATAGTTTTTCTGCTAATGGTCACAGTGAAAGATTATACGTTTGGCCATATTTTGTGCATAAATTTCTTGATAGTTCCCCACAACTTCGTTCTGTTCGTAGTGAATTAGTACGCGCACTTAGACAACCAATTCAATTAGAAAGTAATAACTTATCCTATTCAAAATTATTAAATAAGTTTGGACATCAGTATAAGGAAGAATTTAATCATTGGTTAGATCAACAAGTAAATTATTTAAGAAGTATAAATAGAAATTCTCATTTTAGAAGATATGGTTAA
- a CDS encoding helix-turn-helix domain-containing protein — translation MNKNDEQEVRRKLRILAHVDETKNVSKTCRYWGISRDTFYRWKKEYKTQGEVGLINSKPCPENPSIRVAFVIEEKILYLSLEYLMLRYWCPFTILKRKSFKYSARDDLSLAAQNFICSLLKTIT, via the coding sequence ATGAACAAGAATGATGAACAGGAAGTAAGAAGAAAACTTAGGATACTGGCTCATGTAGATGAAACCAAAAATGTAAGCAAAACATGCCGTTACTGGGGGATCTCTCGTGACACTTTTTATCGCTGGAAAAAAGAATATAAAACACAGGGAGAAGTAGGACTGATTAACAGTAAACCCTGTCCCGAAAACCCCTCTATTCGGGTAGCTTTCGTGATTGAGGAAAAGATCCTTTATCTGAGTTTAGAGTACTTAATGCTGCGATATTGGTGCCCTTTTACTATATTAAAAAGGAAAAGTTTCAAATATTCAGCAAGGGATGACTTATCACTGGCTGCCCAAAATTTTATTTGTTCACTGCTAAAAACAATTACATAA